tcagggaaaaaaaaaaaaaaatcagctgaatcATGGAGAAACAAGTTTACAGACCTTCTTAAGTTTTTACAAATGACTTCCGCCATTTGTTTAAAAGCAaagactctggttctgcaaTGCTATACCCCAATACAACATTAAATATGTGAGATATGATTTACAACAAATTAAAAGATGCTCAGAGTTTATATCGAATCTCAAAGACTGATTAATTAAAAcgtgattttaacagttttcccACATTTAGATATTTCTGCAAactttcttttaaagttttttccATTAAACAACAATGTTGAATTAAATAACAGTTTAGCTTTCAAATGTCAAATTCAGAATTAATGTGTGTAGATTTCTAAAATACATGCAACAAGCTTgtattattagaaaaaaaaacaacgtaaATGTGAATTAGCTGTCCATGTAAGAAAGGTGATTTGTGTAATTTGCCACCTATGAAAAGATCATCAGATTTCATTTCACCTCTAGGTCTGCCTTTGGGGTAAGGAAAGGAACACATTAGAGGTGAAACAGACAAATCTCAAGGTTCAGATCATCCGGCTTTTGAATCCAACAGCCGTTATTGTTCAGATGGAAGCGAGAACGGATGAAAAGTGACTGATCTGTAAACTcggtgtgaagctgctgcagtgatcAAGTCACTGCAGACTCGGGTTCTGCTTTGTGTCCCTTCACAGCACGTCTGATCATTCAAATCTCTGCCGTTACCttaaaatggtaaaaatgtctgaatgactcctccacttccttctgtTACACCATAACAGGAACTAGCAGATATGTGCTTTCTTCACTAGTTCAGCGAACGTTTAGCCTCGTGCTCGCACGTTTGGCAATCGGGTTTCAACTTATCACCACTGTAATTGCGACATCTGTACTCATTTATTGTCTGTCAATAATTTTAATTCATACAGACATTTGGGAAATTGGGAATTCATTGATTTGACAGCTACCACAACAGAACGCAACATTTAAATTGCAGACTGTGTGCAGATATAATGAAGAGACCATCAGCTTTGTGAGACGTTCGGGGTCGTCCACATGGAACAATTCAGCTGCCCATCAGGCTCATGGTCAAATTAAACGTCGCCTGAGTGTGACGAAGGTGAGGAGGGGAAGGCGTGCTGAGCGGACTGCAGATCAGTGCAGGGATCGTCTGGCTTTTTGGGGTCAAGGCCGAGAGCACGTCGGCCACTCATGAATCAATGTgattacacattaaaaaaaaaaactaaacaaaaaaacatcagtacAGTCTGTTGATCTCTATTTCTCCTGCACTTGGTCACTTCTCTTTACGTCAAAAACGCACCCAGATCACTATTGCTTGAACAATTCTCACATCTTTTCAGATCCTAAAACATGGATGTTCACAAtttaacagttaaaaaaaaaaacaaaagaaaaaaaaagtaaaccaAGATCAGTGGATTTGTCGGTCACACTGTCAACACATAAGTCAAcagaaatgaagacagaaaaaaaaaagcctccaccACATGACAAAGTGgggcagtaaaaaaaaaaaaaaaaaaaaaaaaaaagcatgtggaTCTAAAAGAGTAAAAGAGAAGCCAGGTTGTAAATGACCTGGAAAACACTTTCCACCCGGCACTTCTTCTCATCTTGAAGTTTGGTATGGGAGTTCATCAGCAGGACGGAcctgcagcagcgtctctccTCTGGTCGGCACCTCGTGCCGAGTTCATGCTTCTCCTACTTCCTGTCTCGCTCCTTGGCTACTCGTCGCAACCGGTGAAAGCTAATATCCTCCGCACCGTCACATCCGGCGCGAGTCTGTGTCGCTTTTTCATGACAGGCGATTCAAGGACAAACACGGCTGCTCCGAAAAAGACTTAGAAAAAGAATCGTGTACACCCATTCTGTTATTTATTATGAAAGCAAGAAGAAGAGACGCATGAAGCAGTGGACAGAGCTCTGCGGCTTGAGATCGAATCCGGacaagactgattttttttttttctgacggTCAGAAGGGAGAGTAGAAGCAAAGTGTTCACTCCGCCCAGAGAGAATTTACAACCACCAAGTCTGACCTGGACAGTCTTCTGGGCTTGGCGACGTTGACGGAGCAGTTGTGAGCACGCGGCTGCGCGTGCGGATTGGCCCGAGATCTGGTGTGTGTTACTGAGTGTTTGCCTAATCACTGCCACTGAACACACCTGCATACTAGTCAGGGACACTGAACACACTAGTATACTTGCCAGTGACATCGAAATGAGCGTGCGTATCTATACACGTGTGTCCTCGCTGCTATGATCTGGACGGGGCGTCCTCGAAGCTGATGATGCTGGACTCCGGGTGCTGCACCCCGCCGGAGGAAGGCGCCCCGCCGCTCTGGGAcatggaggacgaggaggtggaggagagggacATGCCGGCAGCTGTTCGTggcgcggaggaggaggaggaggaggaggcggggtcGCGTCCGCCCGGGAGGAGCGGCTGCGTGTCGGTTCTCACTTCGTCCTCGTCGTCGTCTTCCTCGTCGTCCATGCTGGGCCACGCCGACTGGTCCTCCACACGCTTTAGGCGCTCGTTCAGAGCTTTTAGGGCCAGTTGTCTGGGAGGACAAAGCAAAGACATGCGTTCCTTAATAACGCCAGAGGGAAGTACAGGGGTGCCGAACACAGTTTAGTTCAggaaacacaaaattaaaaatgcaaTAAGTAACAAATTTActctaaaaacagaaacattcccATTTGTCACCAAGTATGGAAGGAACATTCCCTTCAAACAATCTGTCTTCCTCATCAACAATGTCTTGCTCAAAGTTTTCCTTTCAAACAGAGGTACAGGCCAGAACAActttggtgggcggggctagcccatcaccacttcctggttccagaaccAATCATTTGAGAGTTCCCAAACAAGCAGTGCAGCATTCTGTGTATTACATCTGCGCCGGCCCTAAACTGGAAACCTGTGTGACGCTCTCcaaaggagaggagggggaggggaagggaggAAGAACACTATGTGACACAATGTTACTTGCTGTGCCTTTAAACCTCTGCATAACCCGATCTGCTGAGGTGTTCCACAGACATGATCACGTTATGTTCTGTGTTACATTCCTGCCACATTTAAGGTCACAGCAGCATTTTTCCTCCAATCTGTAAAATCACGCTCACAATCGAGTTCCATCCACATTAATAATGTAACTCACACTAAAGTATAGACAACACAGAGATTCTGTAATTCAATATAATGACATAAGAGATAAGTAACAGCATTTCTGGACTGTGTGTAACAGCTGAGCTCACTGAACTCCCAATGTGAACTCCCAAcagatcagaaaaataaaacaagactgGAGAGAGAATCAaaagcttttgttgtgtttgcattCAGCTTTTCCCTCGATACTACTTGAACTCTCATCAGTTCACTGTattcactgcttcacactggTTTTACTTCTGGAGCTGACTCTGTATAAATACCTCATGATCCACTccttaaaaagtaaaagaggCAATCAAGTGAATGTGGAGCAACTATGGTCAAAgatcataatttaaaaaaaaaaaacttgattaaGGCAATTCAGTCAAGAAGGCACACCCGACACACCCTTCTAATGGCTTTGTCGGACTCCATAAACCCATTATTAGAGCATGTATAGATGAATCTTAATGTAAGTGTACACGTCTGACTTTAAAAACCAAAAGGCTTTGGGTATTCAGTGAAGACTGTGATAGAGGACAGAAACATACCCCAAAGACACAAGTGATAGCGCTGACTGAGGAGAGggataaaaaaaagtctttatgcAGTGAACAGAGGAGGCATTGTCTGCACTGACATTGTTTGGAGTTGTCATCCAGTAGTTATTTTCTAACCTGCTGCTAAATGGAACATAAAAAGAGCATTCAGGCTCAGTAGAGGAaatgatatttttgtttttctgcattggGACTGAATTACACCGACTTCAGCTATGAATCTACATCAGCTTGGATTCCTGCTTTAATATTACAGATGGACATTTCTCCTGATTCAACTCTTTAAATGACCGAGAATTTAATCAACCAGTTGCTCGTAACATATTCCATTCAGCAGAGGTCTGAATCACCAGCTAATcaaaatcaaatatttacaaaagTCTTTAGATTCACGCACACGGCCGCCACGCGTGTGTCATATTGGAAGAAACAATTCATCCAGGGAAGGAGCTGGAATACAGGTGGACACATAGCGAGGTGTGTGCATTCAAGTACGATTATTATTATACGATGATATTCTCTCGACCACTTCAGGTCGTGTGAAGTGTGAGCAATGTTGACAATCTGTATAAGAGTGACAACGGTGTGTGTCAAGCAGTAAAACATCAGGAGAAATGAAAGCCATTCAAAGTCAAGTTACAAACGGTTCTGTCCACCTTTTATCTTTATACGAGTCAGTATACTTTGACAGGAGTTTAATTGATTTAGGATTGAAATAATGAAACATGCTGGGATATTTCTGATTGACATTACAGACTATCATTATTATCAAGTTCGCCAGTGAGCAGCCATGCCTCTGGATTTGCCCAAAGACAAACCATCAGTTTTCGCCATATCGTTTTTTTGTGCTCCTCTTTATCTTTTTCCATGTTGTTGAAATCCTGGGTCAGGATTTTGTACTCAACTAACTTTTTCCAGTCCAGGAGGACACTGACATCCTCATGACATCACGACATCATCTGAGTTTTGGTTTGACTCTGAAAACTTTGATTTCAGTTCAATATGTCCACGAGAGCTTTCAGATTCCAGTCATAGTCTGATTAACACCATGACTTATTTAGGTGTCctgtaaacacatttaaaaaagaacacAGAGGCTCACCAGACGTTCCAGCAGTAATTAACATGAAAGACAAAGCCTTTTGTCAGACCAGTGTGTTGAGATCATtaaatgggtgtgtgtgtttgcactgtgtgATGTGAGTGATGATCAAGTTGCAGAACAGCTAACAGAAATGATCGGGATCACACTGTTCCCTTCATATGAACAACTCTTCTTTGACTCCATTACTCACCTCCTCCGCTCTGCATCCTGTGGGTCTGTCCCTGGGAGGCTgatggtgatggaggagggcgCGCCCACATCGTATCTCTTCACCATCTTCCTGCACACCTTTATCTTGACCAGGGCGGCGTGGACCAGGCCTGCCAGCAGCCCCACGGCCGGCTGCAGCGCCTCAGGGAAAAAACTGGCGAAGGCAAAGTGGTCGGACATGTCCCCGCGGCCCCGGCTGTGCCTCTGGTAGAAGCGGAGGTAGACCCATCCAGACAGGGCGCCGAAGCTGTACGCTGCCAGGGGAGCGGCGCTGTCGAGCAGCCCGGAGAGACGCAGCAAggccaggaggagcaggaccagagcaggcgCTGCTTTGAGTCTTAcctacagagaaaacagagagaagaatcCATGAGGGCAGCTGTCACTGTGCCCACAGATGGCCTCAGCTGGCAGTTCCCACATTTCACTCAAGCCAGCAGGACTGAGGAATGGGAACACCAAACAATAGCTGGTTACATGCCAGGTAACCGGCCTGCTGCAACGGTTTTTGTTGGCATTCTTCTTAGCCTGCTAAAATAACTCAAATTAAAGTGAAGAGACCAAGCTCAGGACACACTCACTGCACATGTGggcagctgaagcagaggagaCCAGGAGCTTCAGGGTTATAGCAGAAATGCGAAACTCATAAAACACTGGCAGCATGATGTTGTTATAAATGAATACGAACATTATCAGACCAAACTGATGCTTCACAGAGCAAACAATCAGCAGCTGAACCACCAACCTGGATGACTTTATCAGTAACAGTTCATTAAACTGCACAGTATGCTCACACAGCAGTTATTACACAAAGCCACGATGGCAAACAGACAAACATCACTCGTCAGAACAATATGAAACTCGTTTTCACTGCTAACAACTGAGTAACACCTTGCATTTGTGTATAAATAAATTGGATAATGACTACACTATCAAGTGATCTATTACTTCAACACAACAGCTCCAGGCTTCCTTCTGTTTCATACTGTTGTCATTTATGTAACTGTGAGATGTGGTGGATCAAATTTTGTAGCTGTAATTCCtgtttcaggtgtgtttgtacacgtgatACATACCAAATACTTTACTGGAACAAACCAGAAAGTTGtctgcataaacacacaaacatcatGAGGTTTTCCTGTTGGTCCAATTTATTACACAAAACCCTGTGTGTACTGGAGTCAAATACTGTTTTACCAGGGGTGTCAAGCTCATTTTGACCGAATTAAAACTCCTCTTCGCATAAAGAGGAACCTGAAACTCTGTTTTTCTAGTCTTAAAACTTCAGTTTGGAAAAACCTGTTGCTTCTCATGCTGTATGATTTGTGCAGTCCTCACTGTGTATGTTTTAATCAATTCACCTCGTACTATTAATTTGATGCTGAAGAAAAAGTATACAAACTTTTACTGTGGCTTCTTGCTGCAAGAGGTTCACGATCTCAGTGTTATGTCTGCTTAGTATTCTAAAAAttagaaatattgtttttattgaaaaactaCAGTATTGTatgtctttattattattattttatctgTGGCAATATCATCCAGCAGGCCAGCCTGGACACAGAGCATGTTTCTCTTTATAGCCTCACCTGTGGCACTCGAAGGACTGTCGTATCCCCCATGGTCTGCTTCAGGGCCACCAGGACACCTCCCAGGAACCCAGCTGCTCCATTGACACGCACAGCAAACAGGTAGTCCAGGTCAAAGGTGGCCACGTAGGTCAGGAGGTAGGAGAGGCCAGCCAGGAGGCCTGCAGACACGTTAACCACTGCAAAGAAGATCAGGAGCTCCAGGGCACCCCACAGAGGCTCCAGCAGGCGCCCACAGGCCATGACTGTCCCCACGTTGGCTGCCACACCCCAGATGTGCTGCTCCACCACCCCGTGGGTCACCAGCGTCCACACCCAGAAGTTGGGAGGAAAAAGGTAGCCCGGGGTCACTCCCAGGGCGTACGGTGTGTCGACGGCCCATGACAGCAGGTAGAGCAGGACCACCACAGCACTGATAGTTTTGACCACCACACTGGTGCTGGCGAGGGCCGCCAGGAAGTGTTGTCGGGCCACTGGCAGGTAACGATTCATTTTGATCGGTCTTGAAGAGTCTTTGAAAAAATACACCCAAGCGAGTGAAAAAGATAGTTGCTTGTGTTGCAGCAGTGTTTGGATGCTAATGTGAGATGATTGATGCCAGATAAGACAGCATCAAAATCCAACATCCAGTGTGAGTCTTCATCCGGGACACTGCCTGGACCTGTCTTGGTAAACCGTAGCTTTGGTAATCAGAGTCTGCTCTTTCTGTTGATCTTTGTTGTGAAATTCAATGAGATACTTTTAACCTTTACAACATATTTCTGCAGCAACCAGATAGTAAAATGCAGAGGCAAACAAGCACCCAAGTGGATTCTTACAGCTCATCAAAGGTAGCAAACTTTGGGCTGCAGTAGATAAGCATTCAGGTGTGATAACCTCAGCTGAAGAACCTTCAGTCAACCGACCCGGTGACCTTCAGGAGGTGTAAACTGAAGCATAACTCGATTCCCCTCCAGCTAACAGAGAGGTGGTAGGAGCCCAGTTTGCAGATCCTGGTGTACACAACCCACAGAGTGCCAAGTTGTTCACATCCTGGCTGAGTTAGCCTGCAAACACGGCAGCGCTAAGGTTAGCTTCTCTTTATACCAGGTCCGACGCGGAAGAGCGGAGAAGTTTCGTCTTCAGGTGGAGACAGAGCAGACGGCGTCAGTAAAAACCTGGAGGGTGACAGCAGCCGACAGGATCGGGTCCCTGGTCCGGTGCGGGCTCTCCCTGCCTCGGCCCGGCGTCTCGGGGGCTAAACCCGAGGATTTCCCGGAGCTAGCAACAGGCCCTCAAAACAATGTTGGAGACGCCCCCGAACCTGCGCCACTTCCAGGGAAGTCCTCCGTTTTTTATGGCGCCACCGCAGCTTCATGCGTCTATTTTCTTCTGCCTCTGTCTTTTGAGAGTTGGCAGCCCGAGAAAACGATGAATAAAGGATCTGGGCAGACACTTCTCCTCCCAGTCCGACCACTCGGCTAACTGACCTGCGCCGTCTGCCACCGTCATCGACGACAACGTCAAGTCACGTAACGCAGCGCGCCGCAAAGCACGCTGGGAAACGGAGTTCTTGCAAAACGCCTCACCAGACAGGCCTTGGTCGCGACAAAACGCACATTTATGAGAACATACGAGCATTATGGCTACTGATTCAACGAGGAGAATTAACTaacattaaattaaacattttaaaaatcgCATTACATTGCATATATCATGCATTTTGCAGTTGTTTTCACTTCCAAGTGCAAATAACCTAATCATGCTGTTTAACCTTTTTGGGGAAAtcccttttttctgcattttaccCATTCTACTTCTTGGATGCAGTGCTCTACGGTCTCACACAGGTGACCTGTTCATGGTGGGAATCAAATCTGTAAACCTCAAATCTCAAGTCCGCCACTCTCGTCTCTCAGCCACTGCAACTCTTTGTTTGAATTAGTAAAGTCACATACACAAAACATGAAacgataacacacacacagagatgcatTCAATTTATTCTGAACCATTTGAACTCAcgtcacattttccactgaagaCAAATCACATACAAACAGGCTGTCACGGGAAAACAGTGAACAAGGGCACAGACTGAACAGGACCTTCATCCAGAGTCATCAGAAACAAAGATTTAGATCTCATGCATTTCTGAATATAGAATATAAAAACTCATGTTTCATGAAGGAAAACCATACTTGCGGTTCAGTCTCCACAAGCCTCATGCTGATTTGATTGTTGCCATCGCTCATACTTTAGCTTAGGAATAAACTTTGGAGGCATAGTTTCATTTTATCTATATGCCATACTAggtgatgattttttttgcattttgctgtGCACTGTTGATTAAACTGATTGAGAAGTAGCCATGGTTTTTTGTGAAGTCCTCAAAAATCCTGATTGTGAAACTTTGTCATTCAGAGACAGCCTCAGAAAATAAGCTCCGTGTTTGGAAATAAGAATTAACTAAATCAATGAATAAAAAACACGAATAACCAAATATGAATATAGTCTACAGTAGTTTTGACATAATTTTGAGTCATGCAGTAGTATTTATGGTGTTTCAAAGCAGAGTggcaaaaataaactttatatTGTCCATTTCATTACCTACTGATATGAGACATGTTTGTCATCCCTATTACACAATTTGAATAGTTATATTAATACTAAAATCTTAGTGAGGGTGTTGAAATATAAGCTTATATCGCTGTACATCtgtaaaatgtcaacattttacagaaaaagCTGTCTTGTCAATTTaacatgtcatttttgtgtgtgtgagagtaagGGGTGAAAAAGTTGTGTGTGAACTACATATGTAACTTAACTACCACTACAGttgaaaaaagataaaataaaaaaaaggaaaagtactGTTTCGGTCATGTTTCTCTTTATTtacaaacttcaaaaaaaaacaaacaaaaaaaaaaggatctgaaAGCAATCCAGGGTCATACACATCACCCATCAGTAATCTACACAACAGGCTTTGACTGGAGCCAATCCTCACAGACAGCAGATCTCTTTTAATCTTCTCCTCGGCAAAAATGGAATTCAGGCGGTCGGCTCGGCTGGTCCGACCACTTCGATttgtataaataaatatgtaaattcaAGTAGAGAGCTGTGAAACTACAGAGCGGTCAGTGACAACCGGACAGTTCGATTGCTGAGGAAACTCGTTCGATGGTCAACAGTTCAGATGAAATGGCGATGGACCATAAAAACAGCCACAGAAGAAGCCGAGAAAAGCACTTGATATTATTATTCTCTTTTCAGCTGATGAGTGGCTGGACTGCCTCGGTTTCCGACCCACTACTTGTGATTGAGCGTACGCGCACACTTATCGGCTCACGCTGAGTCGATGAGACATTCGTTTCCCAATCATCTGAGCTCATGTAAATAAGCACGTGGCTCTGAATTCGGCCGATTATCAAGTAATCACTCGGTGTTGGacattccattttttttcccgttAGGAAGAGCTGATCAGATATCGGATCCTTGTTACAAGTTTGATCCTGGATATTATCGTGCTCAGCGACGCAGTAATCGCTTGGTCCACATGCAAGTTCTGCACCTGTTCACATGCGATGGGTCAGACTGGCTGATCGTCAGTTTTTACCAGAACAAAATGGAAAATCATCCaacaagcaagaaaaaaaaaaacaaacaaacataatctGTAGTAACAACAATGCTAATATGACCATACAAATCTTACAAACAAGATAATGAAGAAACAAATggaaaaccaagaaaaaaaaaagatgttgtacaaaaataaaaatacaaatgaataaatatgcaccattataaataaattaatttggTAAATTCAAACATTGTAAAAAGaggagagcaaaaaaaaaaaaagaaaagaaacaagagcAAAATAACAGTTTCAGTACGGAGAGTGAAGGGTGGGGAAATGCTGCGTCTTCACGTCAGTGAGCTGgtggattttcttctttttaaagctCTGGCTGCAGCCGTGTTGGAGGAGATGGGCTTTTCTATGTGAGGACCCGAGTGGTGCATCGTGGGTAATCTAAAGGGGATCTTGGTCACACGATGAAGCCTTTTTTCAGCTTTCACCCAGACGTCGTGTAAAGACGTATACagatttgtgtcttttttacaGTGCAGCACAGCGCAGAGATGGATATGTACGTCTCAACCGttgctgtgaggatgacacacaCAGTAAGAGAGggagcgtgtttgtgtgtgtgtgtgtgtgtgtgacaatgTGTAAATTGTTGCTGTGGTGGATATTCATTCGGTTCTACATTGTTGAAAACATTATTTGGTCTCTTTTAAGACACGATCCTCTTTAACGGAGCTTCTCTGATgtgcttttcttgtttttggcGAAGCGACATCCCCTCtccacaagaaaacagaaaaacaaaaagtttggTTTCACGTCGAGCTCTGTTCACAAAACAATGAGAtgacacagagaaaagaaaacgcAGAGCAGAGGTGAAATCTGTGTCTGGACCAGTTAGCAAACCATGTAACACGAGTtcctactctttttttttttttttagtttcatgtttgttttacttctATTCCTTTTGTAACCCTTAAAAACACAACACGCACAAACGAACACGGTAACGACGACGAGCGCAACCAAAACTCAGGCGCTGGCGAGCTCAGTTCCTCTGGGCTtgtacacatacatatataggCTTGAGTGTTTTGCATCGTTTTTCTCTAGGCTACAGTAAGACTGTGGGTGAGATCCAGAGAGCGTTTGTCTCTCCTtaacctctcctctctctcacagtTAACATTCAGAAAGATGGAGGCAAAAAAGGCATTTTCTGTTGGTTGTTTCTCCGCTACGAGGACGACACCTCACTAGGACacagtttgtttcttcttttttttttctcgtatTTACCTGGCTGTTTTTAggcaatctttaaaaaaatgactacataaatataaaatacgcacacaccaaaaaaagaggaaaaatcagATCTTCCCGTGTCTGATGCCTAAACAGAAGGAGTCTTTTCAAAAAGGCCTGGTAGAAAGGCATTTGATTAAGTATACATTCTTTCAATAGAGTTTTAAAGTTTCAGTAAATGTCTTTACCACTGTCCTCAACAAGCCACCAGTTTCTTTAGAATTCAAGGTGATCccatttcctctgtttttctctatGTGAATAAAAACGTACAATACCCTTGGCCTGGCAGTGAATTTCTAGGTTCAATCAAAACACTTTCTGAAGTTTGGTTTGCTCTTctcacctcttttttttccacaaatattCAGTAGCAATATTCAACAATTGACAAACAATACCATTTCAGTTATTTAACGAATTAAACTACCAGCTAATGTatgtcaaactttttttttcaataagcaTCTCCATCCTactgtcatctttttttttttttttttttttaaatgaagctgaaaagCGAGCGATTCAACATTGAGCAAAGCTGCAGAACTAGAATCTCTAAAGTCAACAGTACAACTACTAGTGGCCGTCTGGGGTCACTGCAGGCCCACACTCAGCAGTACGAAGTCCAGTGATTAGCATTTTCATGCCCTTACAGGACGAAACTAACAAACTTGGAAGCCCAAAGTCCTCTGATTTCCACCGTCTTCTCTACTTTGAAGCTTTTTCACCCTTCTTCCCGTTTCACCTTTGAATCTTTAGCCTTCAACGGTCACCATTCTGCTTTCAGTCCCCACTCCAAGTGTTTCTTCAAGGTTGAAGAGACGACCAGAGAAAGCCCGTTTTGCTGGGACCGAGCTGTCATTCAACTTTTCTGTCCGTTTTCCTAAAGACCTTAATGGACCCTTTTCAACCTGCATCCCGGCAAATAGGACGTCATCCCATTTAAATGATTAGAaccccgtctgtctgtctgtcactATCCCTTCACCTcgatcacatcatcatcattatcctCGTCGCCGTCGTCATCCGAGCTGCTGACGCTGCTGATGTCCCCGCCGTTCATCAGGACCGGGCCCCGGTGGCCCTCGGAGCGTGCcgagggggagaaggaggaaggggaggacgaagaggagccGGACGCAGCAGTGGTGGGGTACTGCGACAAGAAACTGGCCCCGGCGGGACCGGGAGTGGCGGCCGGGCCCGGCAGCCCGCCGGGCAGCATGGAGCCGGTGTAGAGGCTGGCCAGAGACGGACTGTAGGACAGCGGGAAGCCTTGAGGCAGCATCCCGGCCATGCCGGCCATGCTGGGGCTCAGCATGAACGGCGGCAGCACGGCCGGGAGCGAACTGGCAGCTTTGGCTGATGCagaggatgatgaggaagaggaggaagatgacaCGGCTGGAGCCGTGGTTGTCGTGGTTGAAGACGGGGAGGAGGAAGTGgggacggcggcgccgccgccgcccaggcCAAACAGCTCCGGGTACATGTAACTGGCGTCGCCCAGCTGAGCCTGAGGGGACTGGAAGTAGTGCGAGCTTCGCCCCATGAATAGTGGATGTCCCATGGACCCACCCAACATGGCGGAGTTGAGGCCCAGGGGTGGCAGGCCGTACCCCCCGGTGAAGGGGAAGCCCTGCGAGGCCAGAGAGGCGGAGGAGTGCTTGCCAGCAGACGGCTGCTTACTGGGCCGCTCCTCACGGGACGGGCTGGAGGCTTTGCGCTTGTTCCCTGTTCTCAGGTCTTGGGCGGCATCCATGTTGATCGGGATCACGTCGGCCACGGAGGCGTCGCGGCGGCTCATATTTCCACTGTCAAAGTTGCCCCTGCTGCTGCCGTTGGCGTGAAGCAGTTTGGCGGCGGGGGGTTTGTTTGCGGCGCTCTCTGCCGCCCCCTCTGGCGGAGCCGCTGAAGCAGAGGCTGCAGCCGCCGTGCCGCCTGTGTAGCGCTGCAGCTCGTTAAGGATCCCGGGGCTGTCGGGCGACACCGGGCGGGGCACCGTGTTGGAGGCCGCCAGCT
The DNA window shown above is from Salarias fasciatus chromosome 20, fSalaFa1.1, whole genome shotgun sequence and carries:
- the tmem115 gene encoding transmembrane protein 115, whose translation is MNRYLPVARQHFLAALASTSVVVKTISAVVVLLYLLSWAVDTPYALGVTPGYLFPPNFWVWTLVTHGVVEQHIWGVAANVGTVMACGRLLEPLWGALELLIFFAVVNVSAGLLAGLSYLLTYVATFDLDYLFAVRVNGAAGFLGGVLVALKQTMGDTTVLRVPQVRLKAAPALVLLLLALLRLSGLLDSAAPLAAYSFGALSGWVYLRFYQRHSRGRGDMSDHFAFASFFPEALQPAVGLLAGLVHAALVKIKVCRKMVKRYDVGAPSSITISLPGTDPQDAERRRQLALKALNERLKRVEDQSAWPSMDDEEDDDEDEVRTDTQPLLPGGRDPASSSSSSSAPRTAAGMSLSSTSSSSMSQSGGAPSSGGVQHPESSIISFEDAPSRS